A stretch of Candidatus Zixiibacteriota bacterium DNA encodes these proteins:
- a CDS encoding class I SAM-dependent methyltransferase → MPNKDHEKNRVAWNDMVEVHWDHPAQKRKEFLGGRCSLKPLELEALGDVTGKKLLHLMCQFGLDTLSWARRGAIVTGIDISDRSVKRAEELKRLAGLGGRFFRSDVLDAMGVIDDKFDIVIQTYGTQCWISDMYKWAQVVAHYLKPGGQFFIADDHPIICLWETPPNSYLHKEPIRYANEPDYCDREYIIKDERVEFQHPLSQIVNAIIKAGLTLEHLDEYDHSYYPIEADWTEKDRYWYPADGPPMYPLMFSLKARKPG, encoded by the coding sequence ATGCCGAACAAAGACCATGAGAAAAACCGGGTGGCCTGGAACGATATGGTCGAAGTACACTGGGACCATCCGGCGCAGAAGCGCAAAGAGTTCCTTGGCGGGCGTTGTTCATTAAAGCCGCTGGAGCTTGAAGCGCTGGGCGATGTTACCGGCAAAAAACTGCTGCATCTCATGTGTCAGTTTGGTCTGGACACTCTCTCGTGGGCGCGTCGGGGCGCCATTGTCACGGGCATCGACATTTCGGATCGGTCGGTAAAGCGGGCCGAGGAACTCAAGAGACTGGCGGGACTCGGGGGACGCTTTTTCCGTAGCGATGTTCTTGATGCCATGGGCGTCATCGATGACAAGTTCGATATTGTGATTCAGACATACGGGACGCAGTGCTGGATATCGGATATGTACAAGTGGGCGCAAGTTGTGGCGCACTATCTCAAGCCAGGCGGGCAGTTCTTCATAGCTGACGATCACCCCATAATATGCTTATGGGAAACTCCGCCGAACTCGTACCTGCACAAAGAGCCTATTCGGTACGCCAATGAGCCCGATTACTGTGACCGCGAGTATATCATCAAAGATGAACGAGTCGAGTTTCAGCACCCGTTGTCACAGATTGTCAACGCGATCATAAAAGCCGGGCTAACACTGGAACACTTGGACGAATACGATCATAGCTACTATCCAATCGAAGCTGACTGGACCGAAAAAGATCGCTATTGGTATCCAGCCGACGGCCCACCGATGTATCCCCTTATGTTCTCGTTGAAAGCGCGCAAGCCTGGATAG
- the metK gene encoding methionine adenosyltransferase gives MSGGNFLFTSESVTEGHPDKLCDRISDAVLDEVLKQDRRGRVACETFVTTGLVIVGGEITTSAYVDIHNLVRATVKDIGYTDSQHGFAYNSCAILNAIGSQSPDIAQGVDTGGAGDQGLMSGYACRETKELMPMPIMLAHRLTEQLANVRKKKTLGYLGPDGKSQVTIEYKNGKPARADAIVISTQHTEEILDRSGKKITRKAADEIIAKVVKPIVPKRMIDKQTKFYINPTGKFVIGGPQSDTGMTGRKIIVDTYGGMASHGGGAFSGKDPTKVDRSASYMARYIAKNVVASGLADKCTLQLAYAIGVAEPVSMMVFTDETCKVPEERIVQLIRKHFDLTPRGIIKDLKLLAPIYSKTAAYGHFGRNDKDFTWEKTDKAKRLARDA, from the coding sequence ATGTCCGGGGGAAATTTCCTATTTACATCTGAATCGGTCACGGAAGGCCATCCTGATAAACTGTGTGATCGCATATCCGATGCTGTACTCGATGAGGTCCTCAAGCAGGATCGTCGCGGACGAGTGGCCTGCGAGACATTCGTTACCACCGGTCTGGTGATCGTGGGCGGCGAGATCACCACCAGCGCTTATGTCGACATCCACAACCTGGTGCGGGCAACCGTCAAGGATATCGGCTACACCGACAGTCAGCACGGGTTCGCCTATAATTCCTGCGCTATCCTCAACGCTATCGGCAGCCAGTCGCCCGACATTGCCCAGGGTGTGGACACCGGCGGCGCCGGGGATCAGGGCTTGATGTCGGGATATGCCTGTCGTGAGACAAAGGAACTTATGCCCATGCCTATAATGCTCGCCCATAGACTGACTGAGCAACTGGCCAATGTGCGCAAGAAAAAGACGCTCGGCTATCTCGGTCCGGACGGCAAGTCGCAGGTAACGATTGAATACAAAAACGGCAAACCGGCGCGGGCCGATGCCATCGTGATCTCCACTCAGCATACCGAAGAGATTCTTGATCGGTCCGGCAAGAAAATCACCCGCAAAGCAGCCGACGAGATTATTGCCAAAGTCGTAAAGCCGATCGTGCCGAAGCGGATGATTGACAAGCAAACCAAGTTCTACATCAACCCGACCGGTAAATTCGTGATCGGCGGCCCGCAATCCGACACCGGGATGACCGGACGTAAAATTATCGTGGATACCTACGGCGGGATGGCCAGCCACGGTGGTGGTGCTTTCTCGGGTAAGGACCCCACAAAGGTGGACCGCTCGGCCAGCTACATGGCCCGTTATATTGCCAAGAACGTAGTGGCTTCCGGCCTGGCCGATAAATGTACGCTACAATTGGCTTACGCCATCGGTGTGGCGGAGCCGGTCTCGATGATGGTCTTCACCGATGAAACCTGCAAAGTGCCGGAAGAGCGCATCGTGCAACTGATTCGTAAACACTTCGACCTGACGCCGCGCGGGATTATCAAGGACTTGAAACTGCTGGCCCCGATCTATTCCAAGACGGCGGCTTACGGTCATTTTGGAAGGAATGATAAGGACTTTACCTGGGAGAAAACCGATAAAGCCAAAAGACTGGCGAGGGATGCATAG
- a CDS encoding sugar phosphate nucleotidyltransferase, with product MKVIIPVAGVGQRLKPHTDSRPKPLLEVGGRTILDHVLKPLDGLSVDEVIFVIGHLGGQIRSYVTENYSFKASFVEQDRLLGLGYAVNMGLEQAAPGPVLIVLGDTIVDCDLAAFVAAGEFVLGVHEVTDPQRFGIVEMSGGLVKAVEEKPEKPKTNLALIGLYYCSNSDVLKEELKRLVQSGHTTFGEIQLTDALASMISRGVRFATHSVPNWYDCGKKETLLATNRFILEKLDQPERPAKFTVHPPVFVDPSATVENSTVGPSVSIGAGAKVVGCTVSNATIGAGAVLENAVIKDSLVGPKAIVRNFEGVLNIGENSEIRGG from the coding sequence ATGAAAGTAATCATACCTGTAGCAGGGGTTGGCCAGAGGCTAAAACCCCACACCGATTCACGACCGAAGCCGCTTCTGGAAGTCGGCGGACGGACGATTCTGGATCATGTTCTCAAGCCGCTTGATGGACTTTCCGTGGATGAAGTGATCTTTGTGATCGGTCATCTCGGTGGACAGATTCGAAGTTACGTAACGGAAAACTACTCGTTCAAAGCGAGTTTTGTCGAGCAGGATCGGTTATTGGGCTTGGGCTACGCCGTGAACATGGGCCTGGAACAAGCGGCTCCAGGCCCGGTATTGATAGTCCTGGGTGATACAATCGTAGATTGTGACCTGGCCGCATTCGTGGCTGCCGGGGAATTCGTTTTGGGTGTCCATGAGGTTACGGACCCGCAGCGCTTCGGTATCGTGGAAATGTCAGGTGGTTTGGTGAAAGCTGTCGAAGAAAAACCTGAGAAACCGAAAACAAATCTGGCCCTGATCGGGTTGTATTACTGTAGCAATTCAGACGTACTGAAAGAGGAACTCAAACGACTCGTGCAGTCCGGCCACACCACCTTCGGTGAAATTCAGTTGACCGATGCCCTGGCATCTATGATAAGCCGGGGGGTCAGATTCGCAACCCACAGCGTGCCCAATTGGTATGACTGCGGGAAGAAAGAAACCTTGCTGGCTACCAACCGGTTTATCCTGGAAAAGTTGGACCAGCCGGAAAGGCCTGCGAAATTCACGGTGCACCCGCCCGTTTTTGTAGACCCCAGCGCGACGGTCGAGAATTCTACGGTGGGGCCGTCTGTGTCTATCGGTGCGGGCGCCAAGGTTGTCGGTTGCACGGTCAGCAACGCGACCATAGGGGCAGGCGCAGTACTTGAAAATGCAGTAATCAAGGATTCCCTGGTTGGGCCGAAGGCAATAGTAAGGAACTTCGAGGGAGTCCTGAACATAGGTGAAAACTCGGAGATTCGCGGCGGGTAG
- a CDS encoding PKD domain-containing protein codes for MKLRFFVLLSIMVFGVCGLAGAQSLSLDHTDGLLDADHLNTGVPVTFYLRLTGDGDSHGGATNGFRAYSDDGATWNPMVGDTLGPLGKAQFDGGFFISPFSVTGEGADTIGFGGFRFFGPGLAAGFDDVVYSLDIGPIPESSIGKQICLDSSFYPPSGVWKWAGPDVFPGWDGPHCFTVGPPAACAVAVTSPAGGESWTSGTMHNITYTTTDCAECNTVDISYSVDGGAFTAISTGSTNTGTFSWTVPDVESGNVVVRVCCTGTSDCATSNPFTIEAPAEPVIVSVDPNTAAQCDEGLVVTITGANTDWQSVQGSEVTNPDVFLTHSSGSPTIAASSVQVISTTSVQATFNFAHDAATGLYDVTVDSPTAPPDMLPDGFTVTAAAASAIVLSTNLMEFDADECAPDLGPKSFNVSSESCAHDISVSANVPWLDMPVLDGTTPIDIPLSVNESLMPGPGTHSGWVTVTADGATNSGQIVTVTLVVPDVPAPGGPSLDAVLWVTDGGSVSDQSTAFGLSDQATDCYDAGIDEFEPPAPPGDYIRAYFDHPEWGELQSEFNMDIRSPFSTLCKEFGLTIESNAQGLFTIVLPSQFLVNPGCYKISLLDESGNVLVDNFETMDWSYSHTSFSHNFTIRVCAGGGGLAPSITCPDGPVDAFICGQGQVCIDLPIDNADEVTSSGGGAWADGQLCFTATEPGEYVFGVNATNSCGDDFCSVVVNVSMGSDPVIECPQVELAAERCGPGEVCVPLVIAGADDVVVEGATWADGQLCFNAEASGLVNFNVTATNGCGEAICDLSVNVTIKDVPEIACPDVPITATQTQGNICVDLDIQGAVSVNVDSPNLPATWADGELCFDGSQIGEFTVVVTATNECGESSCTVLINIADCPLPVVDCPSGPIQLEMCELGAITVTIGVTNADQVTVSEGSYGNGVFTFLPDSFGPHEITLTATNACGATECSFVVEVNQPPAVVMTCPPAENFATLCEPAELCLDLPIENADEVVVDGGATWADGQLCFLAEPGTTYNFTVTASNTCGSETCVIDYGVDSYDAPVACFTADPMEGTVPLEVTFSNCSSDDTDEATYSWDFGDGNTSVETSPMHIYESIGCFDVTLVMTDGCGRQSTATETICVTDDQVVTPTDRWINIYCPEPMLEGVPLSPGDIITVYDPDGVLCGMGEVQPDGSYGMILIYADDIYTADVDEGADPGDLMWIHINGVAVDPDSPLIWTENGAVFMVCDFTIVPDETCIAFDLDAGWHLISWNVAYSDDIGNAIADISECVDVVLGFDRGGLTYDPALPEFSTLGSVDYHHGYWLRVSCPVSFEICGGIISPNEAIMVYSGWNLVSYWPEDVLPVDDGFASLLATDNLLVAYGFDGAAADYIPGDPLHQSLDYLYPGFGYWVKVINDDMLEYPGFSGGTFATPRGDNRGSLAASVGVAPSRNWMSVYGANLEVDGTPVRSGATVEVFTEKGVLCGSGVYNDGILKFTSIYGYDAENDRYPKNGDQLNVRIDGERVASDLTYSGTGTRVSLGSLSADDLLPDSYSMAQNYPNPFNPATTISYNLPSAGMVELAVYNVLGQKVATIANGHFQAGTHEAVWNGTDESGSAVGSGIYFYRITTSDFEQTKKMILMK; via the coding sequence ATGAAGCTACGCTTTTTCGTTCTCCTGTCGATCATGGTTTTCGGAGTCTGTGGTCTGGCCGGCGCACAGTCATTGTCGCTGGACCACACCGACGGCCTGCTCGACGCCGACCACCTGAACACTGGTGTGCCGGTAACTTTCTATCTTCGCCTCACCGGTGATGGGGACTCCCACGGTGGCGCCACGAATGGCTTCCGCGCCTACTCAGACGACGGTGCTACCTGGAACCCAATGGTGGGCGACACTCTGGGACCGTTGGGCAAAGCCCAATTTGACGGTGGCTTCTTCATCAGCCCCTTCAGTGTCACCGGAGAAGGCGCCGACACGATCGGTTTCGGTGGCTTTAGGTTCTTTGGACCGGGACTGGCCGCCGGTTTTGACGATGTTGTTTATTCGCTCGACATCGGCCCCATTCCTGAATCCTCAATCGGCAAACAGATTTGTCTTGATTCATCGTTCTACCCACCCAGCGGGGTGTGGAAATGGGCTGGTCCCGATGTATTCCCGGGATGGGATGGTCCTCATTGTTTCACCGTAGGACCGCCGGCTGCTTGTGCTGTTGCCGTAACCTCACCCGCAGGTGGCGAGTCCTGGACGTCCGGGACGATGCATAATATCACCTACACCACGACCGATTGTGCCGAATGCAATACTGTCGATATCTCGTATTCGGTCGATGGTGGCGCCTTCACTGCCATATCCACCGGTTCCACCAACACCGGTACTTTCAGCTGGACGGTGCCTGATGTCGAGTCAGGCAACGTGGTGGTGCGGGTCTGTTGCACCGGTACATCCGATTGTGCCACGAGTAACCCATTCACAATCGAAGCACCCGCCGAACCGGTGATCGTATCCGTTGATCCGAACACGGCGGCACAGTGCGATGAGGGTCTGGTCGTAACAATTACCGGCGCGAATACCGATTGGCAATCGGTGCAGGGTTCTGAAGTCACGAATCCCGATGTATTCCTGACGCACTCAAGCGGTTCTCCGACTATTGCCGCCAGCAGTGTGCAGGTGATCAGCACCACCTCGGTGCAGGCTACTTTCAACTTTGCCCACGACGCTGCGACCGGCTTGTACGACGTTACCGTCGACTCCCCGACCGCTCCTCCGGATATGCTGCCGGACGGATTCACAGTCACCGCGGCGGCGGCTTCGGCCATCGTGCTTTCGACCAACCTGATGGAGTTTGACGCTGATGAATGTGCTCCGGACCTCGGCCCGAAGAGCTTCAATGTCAGTTCCGAAAGCTGCGCGCATGATATTAGTGTCAGCGCCAACGTTCCGTGGCTTGATATGCCGGTACTCGATGGCACGACGCCGATTGATATCCCGTTATCCGTCAACGAGAGTCTCATGCCCGGTCCGGGTACTCACTCAGGCTGGGTCACAGTGACGGCTGATGGTGCTACCAACTCGGGTCAGATAGTGACTGTCACCTTGGTAGTTCCGGATGTGCCCGCTCCCGGCGGTCCGTCCCTTGATGCTGTCCTGTGGGTGACCGATGGTGGTTCGGTCAGCGACCAGAGTACTGCTTTTGGTCTTAGTGATCAGGCCACCGATTGCTACGATGCCGGCATAGATGAATTTGAGCCGCCGGCTCCTCCGGGCGACTATATTCGCGCTTATTTCGATCATCCGGAATGGGGTGAACTCCAGAGTGAGTTCAACATGGATATCCGGTCTCCCTTCAGCACTCTCTGCAAGGAGTTCGGATTGACGATTGAGTCGAATGCTCAGGGACTGTTCACGATCGTTCTTCCGAGCCAATTCCTGGTCAACCCGGGTTGCTACAAAATCTCGCTGCTGGATGAATCCGGCAACGTGCTTGTAGACAACTTTGAAACCATGGACTGGTCCTACTCGCACACGTCTTTCAGTCACAATTTTACCATCCGCGTTTGTGCCGGTGGCGGCGGATTGGCTCCGTCGATCACCTGTCCCGACGGTCCGGTGGATGCCTTCATCTGCGGCCAGGGTCAGGTCTGTATTGACCTGCCGATAGACAATGCTGATGAGGTTACCTCGAGCGGCGGCGGCGCCTGGGCTGATGGTCAACTCTGCTTCACGGCCACCGAACCGGGTGAATATGTCTTTGGCGTGAACGCCACCAACTCCTGCGGCGACGATTTCTGTTCTGTCGTGGTGAACGTGTCCATGGGTTCGGACCCGGTTATCGAGTGTCCGCAGGTCGAACTGGCCGCCGAACGTTGCGGTCCGGGTGAAGTTTGTGTACCGCTGGTCATCGCCGGTGCTGATGATGTGGTGGTCGAAGGTGCCACTTGGGCCGACGGACAGCTTTGTTTCAACGCTGAAGCCAGTGGTCTGGTTAACTTCAATGTCACTGCAACCAACGGCTGCGGCGAGGCTATCTGCGATCTGTCCGTCAATGTTACGATCAAAGACGTTCCGGAAATCGCTTGTCCCGACGTACCGATTACTGCGACCCAGACCCAAGGTAATATCTGTGTCGATCTGGACATTCAGGGAGCAGTTTCGGTCAACGTTGACTCTCCTAATCTGCCGGCAACCTGGGCCGATGGAGAGCTTTGTTTCGACGGAAGCCAAATCGGTGAATTCACGGTTGTCGTTACCGCCACCAACGAGTGTGGCGAATCTAGTTGCACCGTGTTGATCAACATTGCGGATTGCCCGCTGCCGGTTGTTGACTGCCCGAGCGGTCCCATTCAACTCGAAATGTGTGAACTCGGCGCGATTACCGTTACCATCGGTGTCACCAATGCCGACCAGGTGACGGTTTCAGAGGGAAGCTACGGCAACGGTGTTTTCACTTTCCTGCCTGATAGCTTCGGTCCACACGAGATTACACTGACCGCTACCAACGCTTGTGGTGCGACTGAGTGTAGCTTCGTTGTCGAAGTCAATCAGCCGCCGGCAGTCGTCATGACCTGCCCACCGGCTGAGAACTTCGCTACTCTGTGTGAGCCGGCCGAGCTTTGTCTGGACCTGCCCATCGAGAACGCCGATGAAGTTGTCGTCGACGGCGGCGCAACCTGGGCTGATGGTCAGCTCTGCTTCTTGGCCGAGCCCGGCACAACCTACAACTTCACTGTTACCGCTTCCAACACCTGCGGAAGTGAAACTTGTGTTATCGATTACGGTGTCGACTCCTACGACGCTCCTGTAGCCTGTTTCACTGCCGATCCGATGGAAGGCACGGTGCCGCTTGAAGTGACATTCTCGAACTGTTCCAGCGACGACACCGACGAAGCGACTTATAGTTGGGACTTCGGTGATGGAAACACCAGTGTCGAGACAAGCCCGATGCACATTTATGAGTCCATCGGTTGCTTTGACGTCACTTTGGTGATGACCGATGGTTGCGGTCGCCAATCAACAGCGACAGAGACCATCTGTGTGACCGACGACCAGGTTGTCACCCCGACTGATCGCTGGATCAATATCTATTGCCCCGAGCCGATGCTCGAAGGTGTACCGTTGAGTCCCGGTGACATTATCACCGTCTACGATCCCGACGGTGTCCTGTGCGGCATGGGCGAAGTTCAGCCCGACGGTTCGTATGGCATGATTCTGATCTATGCCGACGACATCTACACCGCCGACGTCGATGAAGGCGCCGACCCCGGTGACCTGATGTGGATCCATATCAACGGTGTTGCCGTTGATCCCGACTCTCCACTCATCTGGACTGAGAACGGCGCTGTCTTCATGGTGTGTGACTTCACTATCGTGCCGGACGAAACCTGCATCGCTTTCGATCTGGATGCCGGCTGGCATCTGATCTCATGGAACGTCGCTTACTCTGACGATATCGGCAATGCTATCGCCGACATCTCTGAGTGTGTCGACGTGGTGCTTGGCTTCGATCGCGGTGGTCTAACCTATGATCCTGCTCTGCCTGAGTTCTCGACGCTCGGTTCCGTTGACTACCATCACGGCTACTGGCTGCGTGTGAGCTGCCCGGTCAGCTTTGAGATCTGCGGCGGAATCATCAGCCCCAACGAAGCGATTATGGTCTACTCCGGTTGGAACCTGGTCAGCTACTGGCCCGAGGATGTCCTGCCGGTGGATGACGGTTTCGCTTCGCTATTGGCTACCGACAACCTGCTGGTTGCTTACGGCTTTGACGGCGCCGCCGCCGACTATATCCCCGGCGACCCGCTTCACCAGTCACTTGACTACCTGTACCCCGGCTTCGGTTATTGGGTCAAGGTCATCAACGACGATATGCTGGAATACCCCGGCTTCTCCGGTGGTACATTCGCTACCCCGCGTGGTGACAATCGTGGTTCGCTGGCTGCATCGGTTGGTGTGGCTCCGTCACGCAACTGGATGTCGGTCTACGGCGCCAATCTTGAAGTCGACGGCACACCGGTACGCTCAGGCGCTACTGTTGAGGTCTTCACCGAAAAGGGTGTCCTCTGTGGTTCCGGTGTGTACAACGACGGTATCCTGAAGTTTACCTCGATCTATGGTTACGATGCTGAGAACGACCGTTATCCGAAAAACGGCGACCAGCTCAACGTTCGGATCGATGGTGAACGTGTAGCATCCGACCTGACCTACAGCGGCACCGGTACTCGTGTCAGCCTGGGCAGCTTGTCGGCCGACGACCTACTACCGGACAGCTACAGCATGGCTCAGAACTACCCGAACCCGTTCAACCCGGCCACCACGATCAGCTACAACCTGCCGTCCGCCGGTATGGTTGAACTGGCCGTCTACAACGTGCTCGGACAAAAAGTGGCCACGATTGCCAACGGTCACTTCCAAGCCGGTACGCACGAGGCAGTTTGGAACGGTACCGACGAAAGCGGCAGCGCTGTTGGTTCTGGTATCTACTTCTACCGGATCACGACGTCTGACTTTGAGCAGACCAAGAAGATGATCCTGATGAAGTAA
- the ahcY gene encoding adenosylhomocysteinase, with amino-acid sequence MAVKHDIKNLKLAADGKQKIEWAEHSMPVLRLIRERFTKEKPLKGINLACCLHVTTETANLMRTLKAGGANAVLCASNPLSTQDDTAAALVKEYGISVFAIHGENNKTYYKHIHQALDFKPHITMDDGADLVSTLHQDRKELIPTILAGTEETTTGVIRLRAMANDNALKFAVVAVNDSKTKHFFDNRYGTGQSTVDGILRATNMLLAGSTVVVAGYGWCGRGLAIRMKGLGANVIVTEIDPVKAIEAAMDGFTVMPMAKAAPQGDLFVTLTGDIHVVRLEHFKRMKDGAIVCNSGHFDCELDLPALRKASKKARIVRPNVEEFTLGGKRINILAEGRLVNLSAAEGHPATVMDMSFANQALAAEYVVKNHKKLNRQVYTVPEKIDAAIASLKLKSMGISIDRLTAEQKKYLASWEMGT; translated from the coding sequence ATGGCTGTCAAACACGATATCAAGAACCTCAAGCTGGCCGCGGACGGCAAACAGAAAATCGAATGGGCCGAACACAGCATGCCGGTGCTCCGGCTGATCCGCGAACGATTCACCAAAGAGAAACCGCTAAAAGGTATCAACCTGGCCTGCTGTCTCCATGTCACTACCGAAACGGCCAATCTGATGCGCACGCTCAAGGCCGGTGGCGCCAACGCCGTCTTGTGTGCATCCAACCCGCTGTCGACACAAGACGACACCGCCGCGGCCCTGGTTAAGGAGTATGGTATTTCGGTGTTCGCCATCCACGGCGAGAATAACAAGACCTACTACAAGCATATCCACCAGGCGCTGGATTTCAAACCGCATATCACCATGGACGACGGCGCCGATCTGGTTTCGACCCTGCACCAGGATCGCAAGGAACTCATCCCCACCATTCTTGCCGGAACGGAAGAGACTACCACCGGCGTGATTAGACTGCGGGCGATGGCCAACGACAATGCCCTGAAATTCGCGGTGGTCGCGGTCAACGATTCGAAAACCAAACATTTCTTCGACAATCGTTACGGCACCGGACAGTCGACGGTTGATGGTATCCTTCGCGCCACCAATATGCTGCTGGCCGGGTCTACGGTGGTTGTGGCCGGGTACGGCTGGTGCGGCCGCGGGCTGGCTATTCGCATGAAAGGACTGGGCGCAAATGTGATCGTCACCGAGATCGATCCGGTCAAGGCAATCGAAGCGGCCATGGACGGCTTTACCGTTATGCCCATGGCCAAGGCTGCTCCCCAGGGCGATCTCTTTGTGACGCTCACCGGCGACATTCATGTCGTTCGCCTGGAACACTTCAAAAGAATGAAAGACGGCGCTATCGTGTGCAACTCCGGTCACTTCGATTGCGAACTGGACCTGCCCGCGCTGCGCAAAGCGTCGAAGAAGGCTCGTATCGTTCGTCCCAATGTCGAGGAGTTCACGCTCGGCGGCAAGCGGATCAACATTCTGGCTGAGGGTCGTTTGGTGAACCTGTCGGCCGCCGAGGGTCATCCGGCCACGGTGATGGATATGTCGTTCGCCAATCAGGCGTTGGCCGCCGAGTACGTCGTTAAGAACCACAAGAAGCTCAATCGCCAGGTGTATACGGTACCGGAGAAGATCGATGCGGCTATTGCATCGCTAAAGCTCAAGAGCATGGGTATCTCCATCGACAGGCTGACGGCCGAACAAAAGAAATATCTCGCCTCGTGGGAGATGGGGACGTAG
- a CDS encoding LptF/LptG family permease encodes MVRRIDRYILKHFIAALFVVTAAIGLTIISINAVEELRDFVDHQVPLLKILEYYVYFGGWVIKSFFPMFILLAVLFSVSILARRRELLAMKATGLSLYRISAPILLMTLLLAGAHFWYNEYVYPPANQKRLEIKEFTIEKKSKRSLDRVHNVYRQISKGYFYTIGSFNVERREGNELRVYRSEGNQLKEILTADRIEYVDAIWLASDGVVRTFDSTGETFREFPSLELKDIQETPDDFSKRIGKPEDMGYDELKRYIELMKRTGGPYVRESIDLDLKLAFPLSSCIVVLICIPFASNPRRGGIAVSFALGTLVSLVYFVMFRSLQSAGYNEKVPKELAVWGVNGLFFLIGIISMWRARK; translated from the coding sequence GTGGTCAGAAGAATCGATCGTTACATTCTCAAGCACTTCATCGCAGCCTTGTTCGTGGTTACGGCGGCAATCGGGCTGACCATCATCTCGATTAATGCCGTTGAGGAATTGCGCGACTTCGTCGATCACCAGGTACCGCTTTTGAAGATACTGGAATACTATGTGTACTTCGGGGGATGGGTCATAAAGTCGTTCTTCCCGATGTTCATTCTGTTGGCGGTACTGTTTTCGGTGTCGATTCTGGCCCGTCGGCGCGAACTGCTGGCCATGAAAGCTACCGGACTCTCGCTGTACCGGATCAGCGCGCCGATTCTCCTGATGACATTGCTGTTGGCCGGAGCCCACTTTTGGTACAACGAATATGTGTACCCGCCGGCCAATCAGAAACGGCTCGAGATAAAAGAGTTTACCATCGAAAAAAAATCCAAACGGTCTTTAGACCGTGTGCATAATGTCTACCGTCAGATATCCAAAGGGTATTTCTATACTATCGGAAGTTTCAACGTCGAACGGCGCGAAGGGAATGAACTGAGGGTCTATCGCTCCGAAGGTAATCAACTGAAAGAGATACTGACCGCCGACCGCATAGAGTATGTTGATGCCATCTGGCTGGCTTCCGACGGCGTGGTGAGAACTTTCGATTCCACCGGTGAGACCTTTCGGGAGTTCCCAAGCCTGGAGCTTAAAGACATCCAGGAAACCCCGGATGATTTTTCCAAGAGAATCGGCAAGCCTGAAGATATGGGTTACGACGAACTGAAACGGTACATCGAACTCATGAAACGCACCGGTGGACCCTATGTGCGCGAATCGATCGACCTCGATTTGAAACTGGCCTTTCCGCTGTCGTCTTGTATCGTGGTATTGATCTGCATCCCCTTTGCATCGAATCCGCGACGCGGTGGTATTGCGGTATCGTTCGCCTTGGGGACTTTGGTGTCGCTGGTGTACTTTGTGATGTTTCGCAGTTTACAGTCGGCCGGTTACAACGAGAAGGTGCCGAAAGAACTGGCCGTTTGGGGCGTCAACGGTTTGTTCTTTTTGATAGGAATCATCTCAATGTGGAGAGCGAGGAAGTAA